The following coding sequences are from one Dreissena polymorpha isolate Duluth1 chromosome 8, UMN_Dpol_1.0, whole genome shotgun sequence window:
- the LOC127842690 gene encoding glycoprotein-N-acetylgalactosamine 3-beta-galactosyltransferase 1-like, with protein sequence MLIKLLGCRRSLRSASTLAGLICALLVLLYTLDKATSGRYIRIAFGGVKETGFSRPVEEYVSHLLKTDPRTAEFVDTSEADALFDKVRILCLILTTEANLHTRARAVNATWARRCNSHYFVLQTRDEKDDVIMTPYNDTRNNLIYKVRHAMIHAYTNLMGTFDWVLKADDDTYVILENLRFLLSNYDKDKPGYLGYHFNMYVENHGYMSGGAGYVMSVAALRQMVDSGLNNDACALTKTYLIAEVSEDFEIGKCLKIAGVPILSSMDVLGRETFHPYPFEQYLLDFLPEYLYDWSNTRPQRGYNCCSPFSISFHYMKPETMLMMDHLLYRIHIHGRNTAGNPAGKSIFRLERVENMRKPKVVIDKIA encoded by the exons ATGCTGATAAAATTGCTCGGGTGCCGTAGGTCCCTCCGGTCCGCTAGTACGTTGGCTGGGCTTATATGCGCCTTGCTAGTCCTCCTTTACACGTTGGATAAGGCGACATCCGGCCGATATATCAGGATTGCATTTGGAGGTGTTAAAG AGACAGGGTTCTCTCGCCCAGTGGAAGAATACGTCAGTCATCTTTTGAAGACTGACCCAAGAACTGCAG AGTTTGTCGATACGTCTGAAGCCGACGCTCTTTTCGACAAAGTCCGAATTCTGTGCCTCATCCTCACGACAGAAGCTAACCTTCATACACGCGCACGCGCAGTGAACGCCACGTGGGCACGACGTTGCAATAGCCACTACTTCGTTTTACAGACACGTGACGAAAAAGATGACGTCATCATGACGCCGTACAACGATACAAGGAACAACCTCATTTACAAAGTTCGTCACGCGATGATCCACGCCTACACGAATCTTATGGGCACATTTGATTGGGTGTTAAAGGCCGACGACGATACCTACGTCATACTGGAGAACCTTCGCTTTTTGTTGAGTAATTATGATAAAGACAAACCCGGTTACCTGGGTTACCATTTCAACATGTACGTTGAAAACCACGGGTACATGAGTGGCGGAGCTGGCTACGTCATGAGTGTCGCTGCTTTACGGCAAATGGTCGATTCTGGATTAAACAATGACGCATGCGCACTGACTAAAACGTATTTAATAGCGGAAGTGAGCGAAGACTTTGAGATCGGGAAGTGTTTAAAAATAGCCGGTGTTCCGATTTTAAGTTCTATGGATGTTTTGGGGCGGGAGACATTTCACCCATATccatttgaacaatatttgttgGACTTTCTGCCCGAATATTTATACGACTGGTCGAATACTCGACCTCAGAGG GGATACAACTGTTGCAGTCCATTCTCCATAAGTTTTCATTACATGAAGCCCGAAACCATGCTTATGATGGACCATTTGCTGTATCGAATCCATATACACGGCCGTAATACCGCGGGGAACCCGGCcggaaaatctatttttagactGGAACGCGTGGAAAACATGCGCAAACCGAAGGTTGTAATTGACAAAATTGCGTGA
- the LOC127842691 gene encoding uncharacterized protein LOC127842691, with amino-acid sequence MEEPKDEFKIFTDGEFSSPIYRTKAKRVQVVYFCLDSPIGTYNHAKQRIRVDIKASQLYGKEVDIDVFRFDRFYRDRFYDKIKVDEKDKPQMKVEIFKNYTCEEVDEVFEVLGKNAHKFDAYFFHFFTYLQVGERGKAVNRHLKDYRLQFYDRAIPLDHIFDKIKACPSMALKPKIFFVQADNLEMLQPLVIKKATPVTSERKIPSDADILVIMSTIPQELASRPRRQRTETNRPVDQPSEDSAARTGAETRLKQCSILVQAIVDILEDHVFRDEDIFTNTPLILGKAKEIIDTTVFGDDYKDYDIPVPTVRSTLTKFFFF; translated from the exons ATGGAAGAGCCTAAAGACGAATTTAAGATCTTCACCGACGGAGAATTTTCTTCACCCATTTACAGAACCAAAGCAAAACGAGTACAGGTGGTATATTTCTGCCTTGACTCCCCGATAGGCACGTATAACCACGCCAAACAACGAATACGAGTTGATATCAAAGCTAGTCAACTGTATGGAAAAGAGGTGGACATCGATGTTTTTCGATTCGACAGATTCTACCGAGATCgattttatgataaaataaaagTTGACGAAAAGGACAAACCCCAAATGAAAGTGGAGATTTTTAAAAACTACACATGCGAAGAAGTTGACGAGGTGTTTGAAGTGCTCGGGAAGAACGCTCATAAGTTTGACGCATATTTCTTCCATTTCTTCACTTACCTGCAG GTTGGAGAGAGAGGCAAAGCGGTCAACAGGCACCTCAAAGACTACAGACTTCAGTTCTACGACCGGGCGATCCCTCTTGACCACATTTTCGACAAAATAAAAGCCTGTCCATCGATGGCTCTCAAACCGAAGATTTTCTTCGTACAAGCGGACAACCTCGAAATGTTGCAGCCACTGGTGATTAAGAAGGCAACGCCGGTGACTTCCGAGCGAAAGATTCCGAGCGACGCTGACATCCTGGTGATTATGTCGACCATTCCACAAGAGTTGGCCTCAAGACCCAGAAGACAACGCACGGAAACCAATCGGCCAGTTGATCAACCTTCGGAAGATTCCGCCGCTAGGACGGGCGCCGAAACAAGGCTTAAACAATGCTCCATCTTGGTTCAGGCCATTGTCGACATTTTGGAAGACCATGTTTTCAGAGATGAAGATATCTTCACTAACACGCCTCTGATACTCGGCAAAGCGAAAGAAATTATCGATACCACGGTCTTTGGCGATGACTATAAAGACTACGATATTCCGGTGCCGACAGTGCGGTCAACGCTtacaaagttcttttttttttaa